The bacterium genome contains a region encoding:
- the rplO gene encoding 50S ribosomal protein L15 — translation MLKLHDLKPPAGSRRKKRRVGRGPGSGRGKTAGRGHKGQKSRAGYSMRRGFEGGQMPLVRRVPKRGFNNPTRVEYTILNVEQLNRFVDGTVVNPEVLKDMGLFKRRTVGLKILGNGELTASLTVQASKFTRTAMKKIEAANGKVEVL, via the coding sequence ATGCTTAAGTTGCATGACCTTAAGCCACCGGCCGGCTCTCGCCGGAAGAAGAGGCGAGTGGGCAGAGGGCCCGGCTCGGGGCGCGGCAAGACTGCCGGGCGCGGGCACAAGGGGCAGAAGTCAAGGGCGGGCTACAGTATGCGTCGCGGCTTTGAGGGAGGCCAGATGCCGCTTGTCCGTAGGGTGCCAAAGCGCGGTTTCAACAACCCGACTAGAGTTGAATACACAATTTTGAACGTTGAGCAGCTCAACAGGTTTGTAGATGGCACGGTCGTTAATCCTGAGGTTCTCAAGGATATGGGGCTTTTCAAGCGCAGGACGGTCGGGCTGAAGATACTTGGAAATGGAGAACTGACAGCCTCGCTCACGGTGCAGGCTAGCAAGTTCACCCGGACGGCGATGAAGAAGATCGAGGCGGCGAATGGCAAGGTCGAGGTCCTGTAG
- the rpsE gene encoding 30S ribosomal protein S5 encodes MDYVDPDGLELEERVVYINRVAKVVKGGRRFGFTAVVVVGNKSGIVGVGLGKAREVPDAIRKGVEQAKRSLIRFPRSKTTIPHGVVSNFGASTVVLRPASAGTGVIAGGSVRAVIEMSGVQDVLTKCIGSRNVHNVVMAAVKGLKSLRDVETIAEERGVPVESVLE; translated from the coding sequence TTGGATTACGTTGACCCGGACGGGCTTGAGCTCGAGGAAAGGGTAGTTTACATAAACCGTGTGGCCAAGGTGGTCAAGGGCGGTAGGCGCTTTGGGTTCACGGCGGTCGTTGTTGTGGGCAACAAGTCCGGGATAGTCGGAGTAGGGCTTGGCAAAGCGCGAGAGGTTCCCGACGCGATTCGCAAGGGCGTTGAGCAGGCCAAGCGCTCGCTCATTCGGTTCCCGCGTTCTAAGACAACGATACCGCATGGGGTGGTTAGTAATTTTGGAGCCTCGACAGTTGTTTTGAGGCCGGCGTCGGCTGGGACGGGCGTTATCGCTGGTGGTTCTGTTCGTGCAGTGATCGAGATGAGCGGCGTGCAGGATGTTTTGACGAAGTGTATTGGTAGCCGCAATGTTCATAACGTGGTTATGGCGGCGGTCAAGGGGCTAAAGTCGCTGAGAGATGTTGAAACTATCGCAGAGGAGCGGGGCGTTCCAGTGGAATCGGTGCTGGAATGA
- the secY gene encoding preprotein translocase subunit SecY, producing the protein MLEKIQNMFKIPELRRRILFTLALLAVYRLGCHLPTPGIDAAALAQFFESQQGTLLSMVDLFSGGALRKLTVFALGIMPYISASIILQLLIVVIPSLEKLSKEGEAGKKKITMYTRYGTAVLSMLQGFGIGMWLEKMKSPSGAPIVIHPGLGFKLLAMITLTAGTAFIMWLGEQISERGIGNGISLIIFAGIIARLPAAIGQTLSQVFQGELKIYTIIILVVLMVGVVALVVVLQQAQRRLPIQHAKRVIGRRLYGGQTTYLPLRVNTAGVIPVIFASSIIMFPATAAGIFGASFLEPVVAQLTPGRLLYNVLYVTAIIFFAYFYTSIIFNPTDVADNLRKSGANIPGKRAGKVTAEYINQVLSRLTFGGGVFLAGVSVLPAVLVYGIPIADIPLIGERIVDWFPYYFTHGLSVPFWFGGTALLIVVGVALDTVQQIEAQMVMRHYDGFVKKGRIRGRR; encoded by the coding sequence TTGCTTGAGAAGATTCAGAACATGTTCAAGATTCCGGAGCTTCGGCGCCGGATTCTCTTCACGCTCGCGCTTCTCGCTGTCTATAGACTTGGGTGCCACCTTCCCACGCCAGGCATTGATGCGGCGGCGCTTGCGCAGTTCTTCGAGTCGCAGCAGGGCACGCTTTTGAGCATGGTGGACCTATTCTCTGGGGGGGCGTTACGGAAGCTGACAGTTTTCGCTCTTGGGATAATGCCCTATATCAGTGCGTCGATCATTCTACAGCTGTTGATAGTGGTGATACCTTCTTTGGAGAAGCTGTCAAAGGAGGGCGAGGCGGGCAAGAAGAAGATTACGATGTACACGCGTTACGGGACGGCGGTTCTCAGCATGCTTCAGGGATTCGGCATCGGGATGTGGTTGGAGAAGATGAAAAGCCCTTCTGGCGCTCCAATAGTCATCCATCCTGGGCTTGGCTTCAAGCTCTTGGCAATGATAACCTTAACAGCTGGGACGGCATTCATAATGTGGCTTGGAGAGCAGATATCCGAACGAGGCATAGGCAATGGCATCTCGCTTATCATTTTTGCTGGCATAATCGCTCGATTGCCGGCCGCAATTGGGCAGACGCTAAGCCAGGTGTTTCAGGGCGAGCTCAAGATATACACGATCATAATCCTGGTGGTGTTGATGGTCGGTGTTGTGGCGCTTGTCGTGGTGCTTCAACAGGCGCAACGTCGGCTGCCGATCCAACATGCTAAGCGTGTGATCGGCAGGAGGCTTTATGGTGGCCAGACCACGTATCTGCCGCTCAGGGTCAACACGGCTGGTGTCATCCCGGTCATTTTTGCCTCGTCGATCATCATGTTTCCGGCGACTGCGGCCGGGATTTTCGGGGCGTCTTTCTTGGAGCCCGTCGTGGCGCAGCTGACTCCTGGCAGGCTACTTTACAACGTGCTATACGTTACAGCGATCATCTTTTTCGCATATTTTTATACTTCGATCATTTTCAATCCGACGGATGTTGCAGACAATCTACGGAAGTCGGGAGCTAATATCCCAGGAAAGAGGGCTGGGAAGGTCACTGCCGAGTACATAAACCAGGTTTTGTCGAGGCTGACATTTGGCGGCGGCGTTTTCCTCGCGGGCGTCTCGGTGCTTCCGGCTGTCTTGGTTTATGGCATCCCGATTGCGGATATTCCGCTTATTGGTGAGCGGATCGTGGATTGGTTTCCTTATTATTTTACGCACGGCTTGAGTGTTCCTTTCTGGTTTGGCGGCACGGCGCTTCTGATAGTGGTGGGAGTTGCTTTGGACACTGTGCAGCAGATCGAGGCTCAGATGGTGATGCGGCACTACGATGGTTTTGTCAAGAAAGGCCGTATCAGGGGGAGGAGGTAG
- the rpmD gene encoding 50S ribosomal protein L30 has product MVEKIRATLVRSPIGRCKRHKDTVAKLGFKRLRQTIIKENRPEIMGMLKSISYLVEIEPFSDEERADA; this is encoded by the coding sequence GTGGTTGAGAAGATAAGAGCAACGCTTGTTCGTAGCCCGATAGGGCGGTGCAAGCGTCATAAGGATACGGTAGCCAAGCTAGGGTTTAAGCGTCTGCGTCAGACGATAATCAAGGAGAATCGTCCTGAGATAATGGGGATGCTCAAGAGTATCAGTTACTTGGTTGAAATCGAGCCATTTTCTGATGAGGAGAGGGCGGATGCTTAA
- the rplF gene encoding 50S ribosomal protein L6, which yields MSRVGKQLVSIPDGVKLAIDGLDRGRQRVVVKGAKCELRLDLLPGIQATLTGSVLAVERTDDSSRSRAFHGLTRTLINNMVRGVSDGFEKVLEIYGLGYKAKIEGKNVVLALGYCHPVVYPIPVGIEIHIERDTVIKVRGADKQQVGQVAAEIRSFRKPEPYKGKGIRYSGEHIRRKQGKAGA from the coding sequence ATGTCCAGAGTAGGTAAGCAGCTGGTTTCCATTCCGGACGGAGTGAAACTGGCGATTGATGGGCTTGACCGAGGGCGCCAACGGGTGGTTGTGAAGGGCGCAAAATGCGAGCTTCGTCTCGATCTGTTGCCGGGCATTCAGGCGACGCTCACGGGGTCTGTTCTTGCGGTGGAGCGGACCGACGATTCTTCCAGGAGCCGTGCCTTTCACGGTTTGACACGGACTCTTATCAATAACATGGTTCGCGGTGTTTCAGATGGTTTTGAGAAGGTTCTGGAGATCTATGGCCTCGGTTACAAGGCCAAGATAGAGGGTAAGAATGTCGTGCTGGCGCTTGGCTACTGCCACCCAGTTGTCTATCCCATCCCCGTTGGGATAGAGATTCACATTGAGCGCGATACTGTCATTAAGGTACGAGGCGCCGATAAGCAGCAGGTTGGCCAGGTGGCGGCTGAAATCAGGTCGTTCCGCAAGCCGGAGCCGTACAAGGGGAAGGGCATCCGGTACAGTGGCGAGCACATCCGACGCAAACAAGGCAAGGCCGGCGCTTAG
- a CDS encoding adenylate kinase: MRLVLMGPPGSGKGTQAKMLAGREGLTHLSTGDILREAIKSGSELGSKARDAVEGGELVSDDVLYGIVEARLRELGSDKCFILDGFPRNVRQAEFLESILPRLGIGIDAAVLLDVPRESLLRRLSGRRVCSRCGREYHLEFSPPKVDGICDLCGQGLYQREDDKPEKIERRLEMYDDATLPMVKFYRDRGLLVEIEAAGGMEDVLERILDSLGKDKQGRV, encoded by the coding sequence TTGCGACTAGTTCTGATGGGGCCTCCGGGCTCGGGCAAAGGGACACAGGCGAAGATGTTGGCGGGGCGAGAGGGTCTGACGCATCTTTCGACTGGCGATATACTTCGCGAGGCGATCAAAAGCGGCAGCGAGCTGGGCTCGAAGGCCCGAGATGCTGTTGAAGGAGGCGAATTGGTCTCTGATGATGTTCTTTATGGCATTGTGGAGGCGAGGCTAAGGGAGCTAGGGTCTGACAAATGTTTCATACTTGATGGGTTCCCCAGAAACGTCCGGCAGGCGGAGTTTCTCGAGTCCATCTTGCCACGCCTCGGGATTGGGATTGATGCGGCGGTTCTGCTTGACGTTCCGCGGGAATCCCTGTTAAGGAGGCTTTCTGGGCGACGAGTGTGCTCTCGCTGCGGGAGGGAATATCATTTAGAGTTCTCACCTCCGAAGGTAGATGGCATTTGCGATTTGTGTGGACAAGGGCTCTATCAGCGCGAGGACGACAAGCCGGAGAAGATCGAGAGGAGGCTGGAGATGTATGATGATGCAACGCTTCCAATGGTGAAGTTTTACAGGGATAGGGGCTTGCTGGTTGAAATCGAGGCTGCGGGCGGGATGGAGGACGTGTTGGAGCGGATTCTCGATTCGCTTGGTAAAGACAAGCAGGGGCGAGTTTAG
- the infA gene encoding translation initiation factor IF-1 — protein sequence MPKGEGIEVEGVVTDALPNTVFIVELPDSRKVTAHLSGKMRKHNIRILPGDRVTVELSPYDLSRGRIVYRLR from the coding sequence ATGCCCAAGGGGGAAGGAATCGAGGTGGAGGGTGTTGTAACAGATGCTCTGCCAAACACAGTTTTTATAGTTGAGCTTCCAGATAGTAGAAAGGTAACGGCTCATTTGTCGGGGAAGATGCGGAAGCACAACATACGGATTCTTCCGGGCGATAGGGTAACGGTCGAATTGAGCCCGTATGACCTGAGCCGGGGGCGAATAGTTTATCGGTTGAGATG
- the rplR gene encoding 50S ribosomal protein L18, with product MKRQSRNKKVIARQRRHLGIRRRICGTKARPRLCVFRSLREIYGFLVDDERGYTLVCESTLSLHKRGSLKSGGNKDAARVAGKSLAKKAIEAGIESVVFDRAGYKYHGRVRAFSEGAREAGLKF from the coding sequence TTGAAGCGGCAGTCTAGGAACAAGAAAGTAATCGCGAGGCAGAGGAGGCATTTGGGCATTCGGCGGCGAATTTGCGGCACGAAGGCTCGGCCTCGGCTGTGCGTTTTCAGGAGCTTGAGAGAGATCTATGGTTTTCTAGTTGACGATGAGAGGGGCTACACGTTGGTCTGCGAATCGACGCTAAGTCTGCACAAAAGAGGCTCGCTGAAGAGTGGCGGGAACAAGGATGCTGCGAGGGTGGCCGGGAAGAGTCTCGCCAAGAAGGCTATCGAGGCGGGTATTGAGAGCGTGGTCTTCGACCGGGCGGGATATAAGTATCATGGTAGGGTGAGGGCGTTCAGTGAGGGCGCTCGCGAGGCAGGGCTGAAGTTCTAG